A stretch of Lactuca sativa cultivar Salinas chromosome 6, Lsat_Salinas_v11, whole genome shotgun sequence DNA encodes these proteins:
- the LOC111901968 gene encoding uncharacterized protein LOC111901968 yields the protein MLKVETYELVVMKSKQPSDYQKCKKRKLDEEKRKVDVGALDKFIHRQPVEKHIEEHVEEHVEEHIEEQEHVEVEETEEHEPIKDLIYIYIYDPRRWEKLNSDEIKILVEKGPKRDSSIMYGPYDKLGRQFSVALYTRTLSNLEKHGEGYADWHHVTTRVKEHEISLDHLTNRNKWFDMRKRLNLNETIDKVQHEQFKKERDYWKQVLLRIIAAVKFLAKHNLAFRGSNEKLYKKGNGNFLGVIEMLEEFDPVIKEHVRRITSEGLHVHYLGHLIQNELISLIAEEIKKELIKKIKEAKYYSIILDCTPDSSHQEQMTIIVRYLKLSYNSVTIEESFLGFLNVDDTSGKGLFDITLEELKSLGLQIDDMCGQGYDNGANMKGKHQGIQKRFLDINPRAFYTPCGCHSLNLTLCDMANKCIKGKNFFGFIQRIYTIFANSTKRWEILKDNVKAWSLKSLCQTRCESRAESVKAIKLQLVDVRESLLQVGEKDNDVIIASEATSLPEKELGDFEFLVSTVVWYEVLNHVNIVSKKLKSKDMHLDNAITEINKLIGYFKDYRETGFSKAIVEAKEIAIEMGIDPIFPQKRLIERKKRFDESSSSEEVSFTPEENFRVNYFLYIVDQTISSLETRFEQFKEYDKMFGFLFTQNLRGIEDKDLKLYCHRLERALKFEERSDIDAEELYTELKLFETLETNEFIKPIDVLKFLKELDYFPNASIAYRILLTIPVTVASAERSFSKLKFVKSYLRSTMSQERLSGLTMISIENEILESIDYKELINQFAIKNARRALRIVD from the exons ATGTTGAAAGTTGAAACTTATGAACTTGTAGTGATGAAGTCTAAACAACCATCCGATTATCAAAAATGTAAAAAGAGAAAACTAGATGAAGAAAAGAGAAAGGTTGATGTCGGTGCTCTAGATAAATTTATCCACAGACAACCTGTTGAAAAGCACATTGAAGAACATGTTGAAGAGCATGTTGAAGAGCACATTGAAGAGCAAGAGCATGTAGAAGTAGAAGAGACAGAAGAGCATGAGCCTATTAAAGAcctt atatatatatatatatatgatccaaGAAGGTGGGAAAAACTTAATTCGGATGAGATTAAAATTTTGGTTGAGAAAGGTCCTAAAAGAGATAGTAGTATTATGTATGGTCCCTACGATAAACTTGGTAGACAATTTTCTGTAGCTTTGTATACAAGAACTTTATCAAATTTGGAGAAGC ATGGTGAAGGTTATGCAGATTGGCACCATGTTACCACTAGGGTTAAAGAACACGAAATTTCATTGGATCATCTTACAAATAGGAATAAGTGGTTTGACATGCGTAAAAGATTGAACTTGAACGAAACAATTGATAAAGTTCAACATGAGCAATTCAAGAAAGAAAGAGATTACTGGAAACAAGTGCTTTTAAGAATTATTGCAGCAGTGAAGTTTCTTGCTAAACATAATTTAGCATTTCGTGGATCCAATGAAAAGTTGTATAAAAAAG GTAATGGAAATTTTTTGGGTGTCATTGAAATGTTGGAAGAGTTTGACCCGGTTATCAAAGAGCATGTGCGACGGATCACAAGTGAAGGGCTTCATGTGCATTATCTTGGCCACCTAATCCAAAACGAACTAATATCTTTGATAGCTGAAGAAATTAAAAAAGAACTTATCAAGAAGATAAAGGAAGCAAAGTACTACTCAATCATACTTGATTGTACTCCCGATTCAAGTCACCAAGAACAAATGACTATAATAGTGAGGTATTTAAAGTTATCATATAATTCTGTTACTATCGAGGAGTCATTTTTAGGTTTTTTGAATGTTGATGATACCTCCGGAAAAGGATTATTTGATATTACACTTGAGGAGTTAAAGTCTCTTGGTCTTCAAATTGATGATATGTGTGGTCAAGGCTATGATAATGGGGCAAACATGAAAGGAAAACACCAAGGAATTCAAAAGAGATTTTTAGATATAAATCCTAGAGCGTTTTACACTCCTTGTGGTTGCCATTCTCTTAATCTAACATTATGTGATATGGCTAACAAGTGTATTAAAGGAAAGAACTTTTTTGGATTCATCCAACGTATTTATACTATCTTTGCAAATTCTACTAAGAGGTGGGAAATTTTGAAAGATAATGTTAAAGCTTGGAGTCTTAAGTCATTGTGTCAAACTCGTTGTGAAAGCCGGGCTGAGAGTGTAAAGGCGATTAAACTTCAACTTGTGGATGTACGAGAATCTTTACTTCAAGTTGGAGAAAAAGATAATGATGTTATAATTGCAAGTGAAGCAACTTCACTACCAGAAAAAGAACTTGGTGACTTTGAATTTTTGGTATCAACTGTTGTTTGGTATGAAGTACTAAACCATGTGAATATTGTGAGTAAGAAGTTAAAATCAAAGGATATGCATCTTGATAATGCTATTACAGAAATAAACAAATTGATTGGGTACTTCAAGGATTATAGAGAAACTGGTTTTTCAAAAGCGATTGTTGAAGCTAAGGAGATTGCTATTGAAATGGGTATTGATCCAATATTTCCACAAAAGCGTTTGATTGAAAGGAAAAAAAGGTTTGATGAGAGTTCAAGTAGCGAAGAAGTTTCATTTACACCTGAAGAGAATTTCAGAGTCAATTATTTCTTATACATTGTTGATCAAACTATTTCTTCTCTTGAGACAAGATTTGAACAATTCAAAGAGTATGATAAAATGTTTGGTTTTTTATTTACACAAAATTTGAGGGGAATTGAAGATAAAGATCTTAAGTTATATTGTCATCGTCTTGAAAGAGCACTCAAGTTTGAAGAAAGATCGGATATTGATGCTGAGGAACTTTATACGGAGTTGAAATTATTTGAGACATTGGAAACCAATGAATTTATCAAACCTATAgatgttttgaagtttttgaaagaACTTGATTATTTCCCAAATGCAAGCATTGCATATAGAATATTGTTGACTATTCCAGTAACGGTCGCATCTGCAGAAAGGAGTTTTTCCAAATTAAAATTTGTGAAATCTTACCTACGCTCCACAATGAGCCAAGAAAGACTTAGCGGTTTGACGATGATATCTATCGAGAACGAAATCTTAGAGAGTATAGACTACAAAGAGTTGATCAACCAATTTGCAATCAAGAATGCTAGGAGAGCTTTAAGGATCGTCGATTAG